The genome window ACGCGTGAGTCCAGGCTCACCTGCAGGCCGGGGTGGCAAGGTCAGGGGCAGCCagggccccccctcccccaccctagcAGCCAGCCAGCCTGCCCACCTCCTTGGGGGACAGGATGGACACATAGTCCTCGTAGATGAGTCGTGCCTTTTCATCCACCACGTGCTGGTTGGCCTCGGCCTTGAGCTCCTCGCAGGCCAACCAGAAGAGCATGTTCTCCTCGCTGTACTCTGTGCGCAGGAATTCGCGGAAGGCGCTGCGGCCAGCTGGGCTGTGCATCAGCTTGTCGAAGGATTGCGCCCAGCTCTGCACTTCCTCAGGGCTCGGTGGGGCGCTGTGCGTGGCACCAGGCTGGTCAGGGTCCCCCActctctgcctggcccccctccccctccccagggcTGGCCCTCGCTCACCATGCCTCGCAGCTAGGCAGGGGCTGCAGCTTACTCTCCCGGGAGGCCCGCCAGGCCCGCCGCCGCTCTTCATTCCTGGGGGGACAGAGCAACACTGGACATGGGGGC of Erinaceus europaeus chromosome 14, mEriEur2.1, whole genome shotgun sequence contains these proteins:
- the RGS19 gene encoding regulator of G-protein signaling 19 isoform X5 produces the protein MSSDAAPPAAPSRNPCCLCWCCCCSCSWNEERRRAWRASRESKLQPLPSCEACAPPSPEEVQSWAQSFDKLMHSPAGRSAFREFLRTEYSEENMLFWLACEELKAEANQHVVDEKARLIYEDYVSILSPKEVSLDSRVREGINKKMQEPSAHTFDDAQLQIYTLMHRDSYPRFLSSPTYRALLLRGGSQSSNEA
- the RGS19 gene encoding regulator of G-protein signaling 19 isoform X6; amino-acid sequence: MREGNEERRRAWRASRESKLQPLPSCEACAPPSPEEVQSWAQSFDKLMHSPAGRSAFREFLRTEYSEENMLFWLACEELKAEANQHVVDEKARLIYEDYVSILSPKEVSLDSRVREGINKKMQEPSAHTFDDAQLQIYTLMHRDSYPRFLSSPTYRALLLRGGSQSSNEA
- the RGS19 gene encoding regulator of G-protein signaling 19 isoform X4, yielding MSSDAAPPAAPSRNPCCLCWCCCCSCSWCVGTRNEERRRAWRASRESKLQPLPSCEACAPPSPEEVQSWAQSFDKLMHSPAGRSAFREFLRTEYSEENMLFWLACEELKAEANQHVVDEKARLIYEDYVSILSPKEVSLDSRVREGINKKMQEPSAHTFDDAQLQIYTLMHRDSYPRFLSSPTYRALLLRGGSQSSNEA
- the RGS19 gene encoding regulator of G-protein signaling 19 isoform X2, translated to MPTPHEAEKQHTEPEEADQPPSMSSDAAPPAAPSRNPCCLCWCCCCSCSWNEERRRAWRASRESKLQPLPSCEACAPPSPEEVQSWAQSFDKLMHSPAGRSAFREFLRTEYSEENMLFWLACEELKAEANQHVVDEKARLIYEDYVSILSPKEVSLDSRVREGINKKMQEPSAHTFDDAQLQIYTLMHRDSYPRFLSSPTYRALLLRGGSQSSNEA